Proteins found in one Candidatus Margulisiibacteriota bacterium genomic segment:
- the hisF gene encoding imidazole glycerol phosphate synthase subunit HisF encodes MLAKRIIPCLDVKEGRVVKGVNFVDLRDAGDPVELAAFYDQQGADELVFLDITASSDKRYIMLEVVKKVAEKIYIPFTVGGGINDLETIREIIAGGADKVSINTAAIRDPSLITRAADKFGSQCVVVAIDAKKKADHWEVFTHGGRTATGLDAVEWAKKAEKLGAGEILLTSMDRDGTKIGYDIELTRAIADAVKIPVIASGGAGTLGHIYEAFVDAHADAALLASLLHYRELTVKEIKDFVGDKGITVRR; translated from the coding sequence ATGCTAGCCAAAAGAATAATTCCCTGCCTCGACGTCAAAGAAGGACGGGTCGTCAAAGGGGTCAACTTTGTCGACTTGCGCGACGCCGGCGACCCGGTCGAGCTGGCCGCCTTCTATGACCAGCAAGGGGCCGACGAATTAGTCTTCCTTGACATTACCGCTTCGTCCGACAAGCGCTACATCATGCTGGAAGTGGTCAAAAAGGTCGCCGAAAAGATCTACATCCCGTTCACGGTCGGCGGCGGCATTAACGATCTGGAAACGATTCGCGAGATCATCGCTGGTGGGGCCGACAAAGTTTCCATTAATACCGCGGCGATCAGGGACCCGTCCTTGATCACGAGAGCAGCGGACAAATTCGGCAGTCAGTGCGTCGTCGTCGCGATCGACGCGAAAAAGAAGGCCGACCATTGGGAAGTTTTCACTCACGGCGGCAGGACAGCGACCGGCCTCGACGCGGTCGAGTGGGCTAAAAAAGCGGAAAAACTGGGAGCGGGGGAGATCCTCCTGACCAGCATGGATCGCGACGGGACCAAGATCGGCTACGACATTGAATTGACCAGGGCGATAGCCGACGCGGTCAAAATACCGGTGATCGCTTCCGGCGGTGCCGGAACTCTAGGCCATATCTACGAAGCCTTTGTCGACGCGCATGCCGACGCGGCCCTTTTGGCCTCACTGCTCCATTACCGGGAGCTGACGGTCAAAGAGATCAAAGATTTCGTCGGCGATAAGGGGATAACGGTGCGTAGGTGA
- a CDS encoding PHP domain-containing protein yields the protein MKYVADLHLHTISSGHAYSTLEEYAARAKKIGLKSFALTDHGPAMPGGPHLYYFANLKMVPEKINGVRIFRGCEANVINADGGIDLPEFEQSGLEIIIASMHPRVGYESHGEEKNTEVLIKTMVRNPRVNILGHIGNPKFPVNIPAVCAAAKERRVLIELNNSSVVSRPGSWEKCLEAAREVKRLDWLVALGTDSHFSTMLGDFKKVEELIKAAGLSDKHVVNTSFEKIEKYLLKR from the coding sequence ATGAAGTACGTTGCCGATCTTCACCTTCATACCATCTCTTCCGGTCACGCTTATTCGACCCTGGAAGAATACGCCGCCCGAGCGAAAAAAATTGGCCTCAAGTCCTTTGCCTTGACCGACCATGGTCCGGCGATGCCCGGCGGGCCGCACCTCTATTATTTTGCCAACCTGAAAATGGTCCCCGAGAAGATCAACGGGGTCCGGATCTTCCGCGGCTGTGAAGCCAACGTTATCAACGCCGACGGAGGGATCGACCTGCCGGAGTTCGAGCAGAGCGGCCTGGAGATCATCATTGCCAGTATGCATCCCAGGGTTGGCTACGAGAGCCATGGAGAAGAGAAAAATACCGAAGTCCTGATCAAAACGATGGTTCGTAATCCCCGCGTTAATATACTCGGCCATATCGGCAATCCCAAGTTTCCGGTCAATATTCCGGCGGTCTGTGCCGCCGCCAAAGAGCGCCGGGTTCTGATCGAACTGAACAACAGTTCCGTTGTTAGCCGGCCCGGTTCCTGGGAAAAATGTCTCGAAGCGGCCCGGGAGGTCAAACGGCTCGACTGGCTGGTTGCTCTGGGGACCGATTCTCATTTTTCAACAATGTTGGGTGATTTTAAAAAGGTGGAAGAGCTGATCAAAGCGGCTGGCCTTTCTGACAAGCATGTGGTCAATACCTCCTTCGAGAAGATCGAAAAGTATTTATTAAAACGATGA
- a CDS encoding MGMT family protein, with the protein MNEPTEFEKKVYAAVKLIPKGEVRSYGWVARRIGRPKAARAVGNALNKNPFAPVVPCHRVVAANGLGGFAGGIKEKIRLLKMEGYKM; encoded by the coding sequence ATGAACGAGCCAACGGAATTCGAAAAAAAAGTCTATGCCGCCGTGAAGCTGATCCCCAAAGGGGAGGTCAGGAGCTACGGCTGGGTTGCTCGCCGGATTGGCCGGCCAAAAGCGGCCCGGGCGGTCGGCAACGCCCTCAATAAAAATCCCTTTGCCCCAGTCGTTCCGTGTCACCGGGTCGTGGCCGCCAACGGTCTTGGCGGGTTTGCCGGCGGGATTAAAGAGAAAATTAGATTATTGAAAATGGAGGGATATAAAATGTGA
- a CDS encoding DUF4912 domain-containing protein has protein sequence MPRKKKVITAETIITRKKSAKKKSPAKKLTALAAAKPKRKPRIKKPAVIPFPIGNEERIEESKYYAGPVMQKFAPEKGFEFPASYGDNRIVAMVRDPAWFFAYWEISRQRRDEIRQMVGHDQFVRSRETLRVYDTENWNYFDIHLAGGATSWYIKVAPNRTYCVDIGFLLPDGRFIAAARSNWVTMPLDRMSDIIDEEWLTLDWDKLYALSGGFGQGLGQGSQEIRKSASGWVSSGSAQAPKPERPFWLAANCELIVYGATEPSATVTIQGRKIDLRDDGTFSLRFSLPDGNQVIPIEAIRDDGAERRQITPKVERRTE, from the coding sequence ATGCCCAGAAAGAAAAAAGTTATTACGGCCGAAACGATCATTACCAGGAAAAAGTCGGCTAAAAAAAAGTCTCCGGCCAAGAAACTGACCGCGCTGGCCGCCGCTAAACCAAAACGCAAGCCACGAATAAAAAAACCAGCAGTTATTCCTTTTCCGATCGGGAATGAAGAACGGATCGAAGAGAGCAAGTATTACGCCGGGCCGGTCATGCAGAAGTTCGCTCCGGAAAAAGGTTTTGAGTTCCCGGCCAGTTACGGCGATAACCGGATCGTGGCGATGGTCCGCGATCCAGCCTGGTTTTTTGCCTATTGGGAAATCAGCCGGCAGCGCCGGGATGAGATCCGCCAAATGGTTGGTCACGATCAGTTTGTCCGGTCGCGCGAAACGCTCCGCGTCTATGATACCGAAAACTGGAATTATTTTGATATTCACCTCGCCGGCGGCGCGACCAGCTGGTATATCAAGGTTGCCCCCAACCGGACTTATTGCGTCGACATCGGCTTTCTGCTCCCAGACGGCCGCTTTATCGCCGCCGCCCGTTCCAATTGGGTGACTATGCCGCTTGACCGGATGTCCGATATCATCGATGAAGAATGGCTGACCCTTGATTGGGACAAGCTCTACGCGCTTTCCGGCGGCTTCGGCCAAGGCCTCGGCCAAGGGTCGCAGGAGATCAGGAAGTCCGCTTCCGGCTGGGTCTCTTCCGGTTCCGCCCAGGCGCCAAAGCCGGAGCGGCCGTTCTGGCTGGCCGCCAACTGCGAACTGATCGTTTACGGCGCGACCGAACCGAGCGCGACCGTGACGATCCAGGGGCGCAAGATCGACCTGCGTGACGACGGGACCTTTAGTCTCCGCTTTTCTCTCCCCGACGGCAATCAGGTGATCCCGATCGAAGCGATCCGCGATGACGGCGCCGAGCGCCGGCAGATCACCCCCAAAGTTGAGAGAAGAACCGAATAA
- a CDS encoding mannose-1-phosphate guanyltransferase codes for MRAVILAGGLGTRLHPLTVNLPKPMVPVINQPLMQYALRHLKENGFGEITAMLYHQPEIIKNYFGDGGKFGVKLSYLEAKEDLGTAGAVRLAAVNFDDTFLVSSADVLTDFDLTAAVDFHRAKKSQATLVLTRVKNPVQYGIVILNKDGSVKHFLEKPSPSEIFSDTVNCGIYILEPEVMALIPPGRPFDFSLDLFPLLLSKGIPLFGYIAEGRWKDIGSLYEYGMATADILKEDEQLIDKSARVAGSVKKNKIVVVGAGSFVADGAVLENVCIGRNCQIGHNTVLRYVVLWDNVILGNEVHCDQTIIGRGAVIGDGSLIEEGVVIGDECMIGKETNIKPYVKIWPKKVIEEGATVSRSMVWRERWKKGIFGPFGVNGLCNVEITPEFAATLGAAYGSTLGKGSQISTSRDSHPASRMIYRALLSGVLSAGVDVSDLEMIPIPVNRYELKALKNRGGFHVRKSPYDNNVIDIKFFDENGMDLASTREKKIERLFFSEEFTRADISEVGELSFPFHRVTEYYKDGMISALDKELIRNANLRVVVDYAYSSASQIFPSILGELGIDVIALNAHIDETKITKSKAMFDKELSQLSQIVKSLNADLGIMLDTGAEKVFLCDEKGRILDGDLELAVMTILMCRGRPGGQIAVPVKASRVIDELAGKYGVQVVRTRTSVRAMMEKCQKGNTYFFGETLGGFIFPGFQCAFDAMFTSVKLIEILAKQRVKLSAVADEVPKIRMYSKEISCAAENKGKVLRSIVDGIGEAEVDLTDGVKVFHGQDWVLILPDPVRPVINIYAEADRDDQAQKLAERYIERIDAVL; via the coding sequence ATGAGGGCGGTCATACTGGCCGGTGGGCTAGGGACAAGGCTTCATCCGCTGACGGTTAATCTGCCGAAGCCGATGGTCCCGGTCATTAACCAGCCGTTGATGCAGTATGCCCTGCGTCATCTGAAGGAAAATGGTTTCGGCGAGATCACCGCCATGCTTTACCATCAGCCGGAGATCATAAAAAACTATTTTGGAGACGGGGGGAAGTTCGGCGTCAAACTCTCATACCTGGAGGCCAAAGAGGACCTCGGCACCGCCGGCGCGGTCCGTTTGGCGGCGGTTAACTTTGACGACACTTTCCTGGTCAGCAGCGCCGACGTCCTCACCGATTTTGATCTTACGGCGGCGGTCGACTTCCACCGGGCGAAAAAATCGCAAGCGACCCTGGTCTTGACCCGGGTGAAAAATCCGGTCCAATACGGGATCGTCATTCTCAATAAAGACGGCAGCGTCAAACATTTCCTCGAAAAACCTTCTCCGAGCGAGATCTTTTCCGATACGGTCAATTGCGGGATCTACATCCTGGAACCCGAAGTCATGGCCCTGATCCCGCCCGGGCGACCGTTCGACTTCAGCCTCGATCTTTTTCCTTTGTTGTTAAGTAAGGGGATCCCGCTTTTTGGTTACATCGCGGAGGGCCGTTGGAAGGATATCGGCAGTCTTTATGAATACGGCATGGCGACGGCCGATATCTTGAAAGAGGATGAACAGTTGATCGATAAAAGCGCTCGGGTCGCCGGTTCGGTGAAAAAGAACAAAATCGTGGTCGTCGGCGCCGGCTCGTTTGTGGCCGACGGCGCGGTGTTGGAAAACGTTTGTATCGGCCGCAACTGCCAGATCGGCCATAATACGGTCTTGCGTTATGTGGTTCTTTGGGATAACGTGATCCTCGGCAATGAAGTGCATTGCGATCAGACGATCATTGGCCGGGGGGCCGTGATCGGCGATGGGAGCTTGATCGAAGAAGGGGTCGTCATCGGCGACGAATGCATGATCGGCAAGGAAACCAACATTAAACCTTACGTCAAGATCTGGCCGAAAAAGGTGATCGAAGAAGGGGCGACCGTTTCGCGGTCGATGGTTTGGCGCGAGCGCTGGAAAAAAGGGATCTTCGGACCGTTCGGCGTCAACGGCCTTTGCAATGTCGAGATAACTCCCGAATTCGCGGCGACCCTGGGGGCCGCCTACGGTTCGACCCTGGGGAAGGGTTCGCAGATCAGCACCTCCCGCGATTCCCATCCCGCCTCCCGGATGATCTACCGGGCGCTTCTCTCCGGCGTCCTTTCGGCCGGGGTCGACGTCTCCGATCTGGAAATGATCCCGATCCCGGTCAATCGCTACGAACTGAAAGCGCTGAAGAACCGGGGAGGCTTTCACGTCCGCAAATCGCCTTATGACAATAACGTGATCGACATTAAATTCTTTGACGAGAACGGGATGGACCTGGCTTCGACCAGGGAAAAGAAAATTGAACGGCTCTTCTTCAGCGAAGAATTTACCCGCGCCGACATCAGTGAGGTCGGTGAACTTTCTTTTCCGTTCCACCGGGTGACCGAATATTACAAGGACGGAATGATCAGCGCTCTGGACAAGGAGCTGATCCGCAACGCTAATCTGCGGGTGGTGGTCGATTACGCCTATAGTTCGGCGTCGCAGATCTTTCCTTCGATCCTGGGGGAACTGGGGATCGACGTTATCGCCCTTAATGCCCACATTGACGAGACCAAGATCACCAAAAGCAAGGCGATGTTCGACAAGGAATTGTCGCAGCTCTCCCAGATCGTGAAATCGCTCAACGCCGACCTTGGGATCATGCTCGATACCGGCGCGGAAAAGGTCTTTCTCTGCGACGAAAAGGGACGGATCCTGGACGGCGACCTGGAACTCGCGGTGATGACGATCCTGATGTGCCGCGGCCGACCGGGGGGGCAGATCGCGGTCCCGGTCAAAGCCAGCCGGGTGATCGACGAACTGGCTGGTAAATACGGCGTTCAAGTGGTCAGGACCCGGACCAGCGTCCGGGCGATGATGGAGAAATGCCAGAAGGGGAACACTTATTTCTTCGGCGAGACCCTGGGCGGCTTTATTTTCCCCGGGTTCCAATGCGCCTTTGACGCGATGTTCACTTCGGTGAAGTTGATCGAGATCCTGGCCAAACAACGGGTCAAGCTTTCGGCCGTGGCCGATGAAGTCCCGAAGATCAGGATGTATTCCAAGGAGATCTCCTGCGCCGCCGAGAACAAAGGAAAGGTCCTCCGCTCGATCGTCGACGGGATCGGCGAGGCGGAAGTTGACCTGACCGACGGCGTCAAGGTCTTTCACGGGCAGGATTGGGTCCTGATCCTGCCGGACCCGGTCCGGCCGGTCATCAATATCTACGCTGAAGCCGATCGGGACGACCAGGCGCAAAAATTGGCCGAACGGTACATTGAAAGGATTGATGCCGTCCTATGA
- the glgA gene encoding glycogen synthase GlgA, which produces MKIFYISSEVVPFAKTGGLADVAGALPKALKTIGHDVRIFMPRYKAVDQEKYDLKKIAPQIFEGRIPGTEVIVYFFDDPTFFGRREGLYQLKGVDYEDNLERFSAFCAAALPFLKTLNWRPDIIHCNDWQSALVLAHLKNLSRDDPFFARTATVYSVHNMAYLGLFPKEKLAVTGLGKEVFKQDGLEFWGQIALTKAGFVYADVINTVSETYAKEIQTPEYGAGLDGLLRARARDVFGIINGIDYEIWNPATDKNIVKRYSPATIFLKAENKLELQRQNKLPENKEIPIIGLVTRLADQKGFDIFSAALDEIMALGCQVVILGTGDQKYHELLLREQARFPEKIAVNLTFDALLAELIYAGADMFLMPSLYEPCGLGQLISFKYGTIPIVRRTGGLADTVGDFDPVIGKGEGFVFAQYSAAALIDAVKRALGAYQKKELWETLQKRVMNLDYSWDASAKKYVSLYMKALKKVGIAAL; this is translated from the coding sequence ATGAAGATCTTTTATATCTCTTCGGAGGTCGTGCCGTTCGCTAAGACCGGCGGCTTGGCCGATGTGGCCGGCGCCCTTCCCAAGGCCTTGAAAACCATCGGTCACGATGTTCGGATTTTCATGCCGCGTTATAAGGCGGTCGATCAGGAAAAATATGATTTAAAAAAGATCGCGCCACAGATCTTTGAAGGGCGAATTCCCGGCACTGAAGTGATTGTTTATTTTTTCGATGATCCGACGTTCTTTGGCCGGCGCGAAGGTCTTTATCAGCTCAAAGGGGTCGATTACGAGGATAATCTGGAGCGATTTTCCGCTTTTTGCGCCGCCGCCCTCCCATTCCTTAAAACACTGAACTGGCGGCCGGATATTATTCATTGTAATGATTGGCAATCAGCTTTGGTCCTTGCCCACCTAAAGAACCTCTCCCGCGACGACCCATTTTTTGCCCGGACCGCGACCGTTTATTCGGTCCACAACATGGCTTATCTGGGTCTTTTTCCAAAAGAAAAACTGGCGGTGACCGGTCTGGGTAAAGAGGTCTTTAAACAAGACGGCCTTGAATTTTGGGGCCAGATCGCCCTGACCAAGGCCGGCTTTGTTTACGCCGACGTTATCAACACCGTTTCCGAAACTTATGCCAAGGAGATCCAAACGCCCGAATACGGCGCCGGATTGGACGGGCTCCTGCGTGCCCGCGCCAGGGATGTTTTTGGTATCATTAACGGGATCGATTATGAGATCTGGAACCCGGCGACCGATAAGAATATCGTTAAACGTTATAGTCCGGCGACGATCTTCCTGAAAGCCGAAAATAAATTGGAGCTGCAGCGCCAAAACAAACTTCCGGAGAACAAAGAGATTCCGATCATCGGCCTGGTCACCAGGCTGGCGGACCAGAAAGGTTTTGATATTTTTTCCGCCGCGCTTGATGAGATCATGGCGCTTGGCTGCCAGGTGGTGATCCTGGGGACCGGCGATCAGAAGTATCATGAGCTTCTTTTACGGGAGCAAGCCCGTTTTCCGGAGAAGATCGCCGTCAACCTGACCTTTGACGCCTTGCTGGCGGAATTGATCTATGCCGGCGCCGACATGTTCCTGATGCCGAGCCTTTACGAGCCGTGCGGCCTGGGCCAGCTGATCAGTTTTAAATATGGGACGATTCCGATCGTCCGGCGGACCGGCGGGTTGGCCGACACGGTTGGCGATTTCGATCCGGTCATCGGCAAGGGAGAAGGTTTTGTTTTTGCGCAATACAGCGCCGCCGCTCTGATCGACGCGGTCAAAAGGGCGCTCGGGGCTTATCAGAAAAAAGAGTTATGGGAGACCCTGCAAAAGCGGGTCATGAACCTTGATTATTCCTGGGATGCTTCGGCCAAAAAATATGTTTCGCTCTACATGAAGGCGTTAAAGAAGGTCGGGATCGCCGCGTTATAA
- a CDS encoding polyprenyl synthetase family protein gives MKEYLIAKRKLVDQTLDRALPKKGHLAEAIRYSIFAGGKRFRPILCLATAAALGGSEKKVLPYACAVEMIHTFTLIHDDLPAMDNSDFRRGKPSNHKVYGEALAILAGDALSALAFKEIADQPAALLELSTALLEVVAGQVADIEAPNKPPTVKAIRSIHKWKTAALLRACVRGTALICGAESSVIKDLTKYAEHLGLAFQIADDILDTTATKKQLGKPVRADVKKGYPYFFGLDRSQELAAREKTLAVKALDGFGPKVRTLVGLAGYVVERTF, from the coding sequence GTGAAAGAATATTTAATCGCGAAACGCAAATTGGTCGACCAGACGCTTGACCGGGCGCTCCCCAAAAAGGGGCATTTAGCCGAAGCGATCCGCTATTCGATCTTTGCCGGCGGCAAGCGCTTCCGCCCGATCCTCTGCCTCGCGACCGCCGCGGCGTTGGGCGGGAGTGAGAAAAAAGTTTTGCCTTACGCCTGCGCGGTCGAAATGATCCACACTTTCACCCTGATCCATGACGACTTGCCGGCGATGGACAATTCCGATTTCCGGAGGGGAAAACCCTCTAACCATAAAGTTTACGGCGAAGCTTTGGCGATCCTGGCCGGGGACGCGTTAAGCGCGCTGGCTTTCAAGGAGATTGCCGACCAGCCGGCCGCCTTGCTGGAACTATCCACCGCCTTGCTGGAGGTCGTGGCCGGACAAGTCGCCGATATTGAAGCGCCTAACAAACCGCCGACCGTCAAAGCGATCCGTTCGATCCATAAATGGAAGACGGCCGCGCTGCTCCGTGCCTGCGTTAGGGGGACGGCCTTGATCTGCGGGGCCGAGTCTTCCGTGATAAAAGATTTGACCAAATACGCGGAACATTTGGGGTTGGCTTTTCAGATCGCCGATGATATCCTGGATACGACCGCCACTAAGAAGCAGTTGGGTAAACCGGTTCGGGCTGACGTGAAAAAAGGGTACCCGTACTTTTTCGGCCTTGACCGTTCGCAGGAGCTGGCGGCCAGGGAAAAAACGCTGGCGGTCAAAGCGTTGGACGGTTTCGGGCCAAAAGTCAGAACGCTGGTCGGACTGGCCGGTTATGTCGTGGAGAGGACGTTCTAA
- a CDS encoding YebC/PmpR family DNA-binding transcriptional regulator, whose translation MSGHSKWATIKRSKAKTDSARGKVFTKIIREITTAAKTGGGDPDANPRLRLSIDKAKAANMPKDNIERAIEKGVGGGGAAMEELTYEGFGPGGFAIIVNVMTDNRNRAAGEIRNLFDKHGGNLGSSGSVAYQFNRRGSIVFEKVGLDEDTLTMTAIDAGAEDILSEDKTVEVLTTPDNFEKVKNALQAGGFKPVQAEIAMIPTTTVKLTGEPAQKALKLVSLLEDHDDVQEVFTNFDIDEEEMETK comes from the coding sequence ATGTCAGGACATTCTAAATGGGCCACGATCAAAAGGTCAAAAGCCAAGACCGATTCCGCCAGGGGGAAGGTCTTTACCAAGATCATCAGGGAAATAACGACCGCCGCCAAGACCGGCGGGGGAGATCCGGACGCTAATCCAAGGCTCCGCCTATCGATCGATAAGGCCAAAGCGGCCAATATGCCCAAGGATAATATTGAAAGGGCGATCGAAAAAGGGGTTGGCGGAGGCGGTGCCGCCATGGAAGAACTGACCTATGAAGGGTTTGGCCCAGGCGGGTTCGCGATCATCGTTAACGTCATGACCGACAACCGGAACCGGGCGGCCGGTGAGATCCGCAATCTTTTTGACAAGCACGGCGGCAACCTTGGCTCGTCCGGAAGCGTTGCCTACCAGTTCAATCGCCGGGGAAGCATAGTTTTCGAAAAGGTCGGGCTCGATGAAGATACCCTGACCATGACCGCCATCGATGCCGGAGCGGAAGATATCTTGTCCGAAGATAAAACGGTGGAAGTCCTGACCACTCCGGATAACTTTGAAAAGGTTAAAAATGCCCTCCAAGCAGGTGGGTTTAAACCGGTCCAGGCTGAAATAGCCATGATCCCGACGACCACGGTCAAACTGACTGGCGAGCCAGCCCAAAAAGCGCTTAAATTGGTCAGCTTATTGGAAGATCATGATGATGTCCAGGAAGTTTTCACTAATTTCGATATTGACGAAGAAGAAATGGAAACTAAGTAA
- a CDS encoding 1,4-alpha-glucan branching protein domain-containing protein, which translates to MEKGYLALVLHAHLPFVRHPEHEEFLEEDWLFEAITETYIPLLKVFEGLVNDGVDFRLTMSITPTLGSMLMDPLLQERYLKHIESLIELSAREMERTRWQPEFFSLAEMYHHLFLDCRDRFVNKYHRNLVHAFKKFQDLGKLEILTCGATHGFLPLMENNPNAVRAQIKVAAAHYEQLFGRRPRGIWLPECGYQPGHDEFLKEEGIGFFLVDTHGILHGTPRPKYGVFAPVYCRSGVAAFGRDMESSKAVWSANEGYPGDYNYREFYRDIGFDLDYDYIRPYIHSDGTRINTGIKYYRISGRMDLAQKHPYVRQWALDRAADHAGNFLFNRAKQVEHLYNYLGRKPIVVSPYDAELYGHWWYEGPDWLNFLFRKMYHDQDVIKPVTLAEYLENNPKNQVVTPSFSSWGWKGYNEYWLEGSNDWIYRHLHKAADRMVELAKRHPNADGVLRRALNQAAREVLLAQSSDWAFIMKTGTCVSYAVKRTQDHIERFTVLYDQINNNSLDENWLGDIESKDNIFQNIDYRAYL; encoded by the coding sequence ATGGAAAAGGGTTATTTAGCCTTAGTCCTGCACGCCCATTTACCGTTCGTCCGCCATCCCGAACACGAAGAGTTCCTCGAAGAAGATTGGCTGTTCGAGGCGATCACCGAAACATATATCCCGCTGTTAAAGGTTTTTGAAGGGCTGGTTAACGACGGGGTTGATTTCCGCCTGACCATGTCGATCACGCCGACCCTTGGCTCGATGCTGATGGACCCGCTCCTCCAGGAACGCTATCTGAAACATATCGAGAGCCTGATCGAGTTGAGCGCCAGGGAAATGGAGCGGACCCGCTGGCAGCCGGAATTTTTCTCCCTGGCGGAAATGTACCATCACTTGTTCCTCGATTGCCGCGACCGCTTCGTCAATAAATATCACCGCAATCTGGTCCACGCTTTCAAAAAATTCCAGGACCTCGGCAAACTGGAGATCCTTACCTGCGGCGCGACCCACGGTTTCCTGCCGCTGATGGAAAACAATCCGAACGCGGTTAGGGCGCAGATCAAAGTTGCCGCCGCTCATTACGAGCAGCTGTTCGGCCGCCGGCCGCGCGGCATCTGGCTGCCGGAATGCGGTTATCAGCCGGGGCATGATGAATTCTTAAAGGAAGAGGGGATCGGATTCTTTCTAGTCGATACGCACGGAATTCTGCACGGGACCCCGCGGCCGAAGTACGGGGTTTTCGCGCCGGTCTACTGCCGCTCCGGCGTGGCCGCTTTCGGCCGGGACATGGAGTCGTCCAAAGCGGTTTGGAGCGCCAATGAAGGGTATCCCGGCGATTACAACTACCGGGAATTCTATCGCGATATCGGCTTCGACCTTGATTATGATTATATCCGGCCGTACATCCACAGCGATGGGACCAGGATCAATACCGGGATTAAGTATTACCGGATCTCCGGCCGGATGGACCTGGCCCAGAAACATCCTTATGTCCGGCAGTGGGCGCTCGATCGGGCAGCCGACCATGCCGGTAATTTTCTTTTCAATCGGGCCAAGCAAGTTGAGCATCTTTACAATTATCTTGGCCGGAAGCCGATCGTGGTCTCGCCGTATGATGCCGAGTTGTACGGCCACTGGTGGTACGAAGGCCCGGATTGGCTGAACTTCCTTTTCCGGAAAATGTATCATGACCAGGATGTCATCAAGCCGGTCACCCTGGCCGAATATTTGGAAAACAATCCCAAAAACCAGGTCGTGACGCCGTCCTTTTCTTCCTGGGGGTGGAAAGGATACAACGAATATTGGCTCGAAGGTTCAAACGATTGGATCTACCGCCATCTCCATAAAGCGGCCGACCGGATGGTCGAGCTGGCCAAACGCCATCCCAATGCCGACGGGGTTTTGCGCCGGGCGCTAAACCAGGCGGCGAGAGAGGTCCTGCTCGCCCAGTCGTCCGACTGGGCCTTCATCATGAAGACCGGGACCTGCGTTTCCTACGCGGTCAAACGGACCCAAGACCATATTGAACGCTTTACCGTTCTGTACGATCAGATCAATAACAATTCACTCGATGAGAATTGGCTGGGAGATATCGAGTCTAAAGATAATATTTTTCAAAATATCGATTACAGGGCGTATTTATGA